A genome region from Natronosalvus rutilus includes the following:
- a CDS encoding FAD-binding protein: MYEHDVIVVGAGGAGLRAAVAAHEAGADVAMVTKLHPVRSHTGAAEGGINAALREGDDWELHAYDTMKGSDYLGDAPAIETLAKDAPEDTIKLEHWGMPFSREDDGTVSQRPFGGLSFPRTTYAGAETGHHLLHTMYEQVVKRGIQVYDEWFVMNLAVSDEPDPNDRTCHGVVAYDVQSGEIQGFKARQGVVLATGGPGQAFDHTTNAVSCTGDGQAIAYRAGVPLEDMEFVQFHPTTLPSTGVLISEGVRGEGGILYNEDGERFMFEHGYANNAGELASRDVVSRAELTEVNEGRGVNDEYVHLDMRHLGEERILDRLENILHLAEDFEGVDGLVEPMPVKPGQHYEMGGIETDENGQTCIDGLYAAGECACVSVHGANRLGGNALPELIVFGKRAGAHAAGADLGEAEIQTGYGDDVEDETDADLPVTPGEAGLDPAGASESEDVAADGSGQVTDADGLLERAVEVERDRVAHLMGRDDGVKHADIRAKLQKAMTRDVNVFREEEGLKRALKAIKECRELYQDVYVEDPSRTFNTDLQMTYETRNLIDVAETIALGALVRNEFRGAHWRLENQVRDDENWLKHTLISWNGGKPSIWYRPTILEGEDKTYEPKVRSY; the protein is encoded by the coding sequence ATGTACGAACACGACGTCATCGTAGTCGGCGCCGGCGGTGCCGGCCTCCGAGCGGCGGTCGCAGCGCACGAGGCGGGAGCAGACGTGGCCATGGTCACGAAACTCCACCCGGTCCGCAGCCACACCGGAGCGGCCGAAGGTGGCATCAACGCGGCCCTTCGGGAGGGTGACGACTGGGAACTCCACGCCTACGACACCATGAAGGGGTCGGACTACCTGGGCGACGCCCCGGCCATCGAGACCCTCGCCAAAGACGCCCCCGAGGACACGATCAAACTCGAGCACTGGGGGATGCCCTTCTCCCGCGAGGACGACGGCACGGTCTCCCAGCGGCCGTTCGGCGGCCTCTCGTTCCCGCGAACGACCTACGCGGGCGCCGAGACCGGCCACCACCTGCTCCACACGATGTACGAGCAGGTCGTCAAGCGCGGCATCCAGGTCTACGACGAGTGGTTCGTGATGAACCTCGCCGTCAGCGACGAACCCGACCCGAACGACCGGACTTGCCACGGCGTCGTCGCCTACGACGTTCAGTCCGGCGAGATCCAGGGCTTCAAGGCCCGCCAGGGCGTCGTCCTCGCGACCGGCGGCCCCGGCCAGGCGTTCGATCACACCACCAACGCCGTCTCCTGTACGGGTGACGGCCAGGCGATCGCCTACCGCGCGGGCGTCCCGCTCGAGGACATGGAGTTCGTCCAGTTCCACCCGACGACGCTCCCGAGCACGGGCGTCCTCATCTCCGAGGGGGTCCGCGGCGAGGGCGGTATCCTATACAACGAGGACGGCGAGCGATTCATGTTCGAACACGGCTACGCGAACAACGCCGGCGAACTCGCGAGCCGCGACGTCGTCTCCCGCGCCGAGTTGACCGAGGTCAACGAGGGCCGTGGCGTCAACGACGAGTACGTCCACCTCGACATGCGTCACCTCGGCGAGGAGCGCATCCTCGACCGCCTCGAGAACATTCTGCACCTGGCTGAGGACTTCGAGGGCGTCGACGGCCTCGTCGAACCGATGCCGGTCAAGCCCGGTCAGCACTACGAGATGGGCGGCATCGAGACCGACGAGAACGGCCAGACGTGCATCGACGGCCTCTACGCCGCCGGCGAGTGCGCCTGCGTCTCCGTTCACGGTGCGAACCGCCTGGGCGGGAACGCGCTGCCCGAACTCATCGTCTTCGGCAAGCGCGCGGGCGCCCACGCCGCCGGCGCGGACCTCGGCGAAGCCGAGATCCAGACCGGTTACGGCGACGACGTCGAGGACGAGACCGACGCCGACCTCCCCGTGACGCCCGGCGAGGCGGGGCTCGATCCCGCCGGTGCCAGCGAGAGCGAGGACGTCGCCGCCGACGGCTCCGGCCAGGTGACCGACGCCGACGGCCTCCTCGAGCGAGCCGTCGAGGTCGAACGCGACCGCGTCGCGCACCTGATGGGACGCGACGACGGCGTCAAACACGCCGACATCCGCGCGAAACTGCAGAAGGCGATGACTCGGGACGTGAACGTCTTCCGCGAAGAAGAGGGCCTCAAACGCGCCCTGAAGGCGATCAAGGAGTGTCGCGAACTGTACCAGGACGTCTACGTGGAGGATCCTTCGCGAACGTTCAACACGGACCTGCAGATGACCTACGAGACGCGCAACTTGATCGACGTCGCCGAGACGATCGCGCTGGGCGCGCTCGTGCGCAACGAGTTCCGCGGCGCCCACTGGCGCCTCGAGAACCAGGTCCGCGACGACGAGAACTGGCTCAAGCACACGCTGATCTCCTGGAACGGCGGCAAGCCGTCGATCTGGTACCGGCCCACGATCCTCGAGGGCGAGGACAAGACCTACGAGCCGAAGGTTCGCAGTTACTGA
- the sdhC gene encoding succinate dehydrogenase, cytochrome b556 subunit, whose amino-acid sequence MSQSYNRGLIEDFGRWKEFSAGMWAWIFHKFTGWILIGYLFTHIAVLSSAISGEQAYNNTLQGLEALFLVRLLEVGLLAVAVFHILNGIRLLMVDLGVGLEAQDKTFYLSLLLTGAITVASVPTFMTEVGF is encoded by the coding sequence ATGAGTCAGTCTTACAATCGCGGCCTCATCGAGGACTTCGGTCGCTGGAAGGAGTTCTCGGCTGGGATGTGGGCGTGGATCTTCCACAAGTTCACCGGGTGGATCCTGATCGGCTACCTGTTTACCCACATCGCGGTGTTGAGTAGCGCCATTTCGGGAGAACAAGCGTACAACAACACCCTCCAGGGACTCGAAGCACTGTTCCTCGTCCGATTGCTCGAGGTCGGCCTGCTGGCGGTCGCCGTCTTCCACATCCTCAACGGGATCCGCCTGCTGATGGTCGACCTGGGCGTCGGCCTCGAGGCCCAGGACAAGACGTTCTACCTTTCCTTGCTCCTCACGGGCGCGATTACGGTCGCGAGCGTCCCGACGTTCATGACGGAGGTGGGCTTCTAA
- a CDS encoding succinate dehydrogenase/fumarate reductase iron-sulfur subunit: protein MSTQQQEQQSEPDEPETQEVPADQEMSGLTSPQQQRLQRKDSARVDRERAAETEDFEEDSVHLKVFRYDPEVEAKQEPRFDDFHVPFTKGMTVLDALIYARDEFDSSLTFRHSCRQAVCGSDAFFVNGRQRLGCKTQISALEQPVRVEPLPHQEVVKDLVVEMEHFYEQMHAVEPYFQQEDLPDGDLEEQRQTRENREKIKMSSRCIWCAACMSSCNIAAGDNQYLGPAAINKAYKFAMDDREDEEIKEHRLRILEQEHGVWRCQTQFSCTVVCPKDIPLTEHIQELKREAVKKNLKFW from the coding sequence ATGAGTACGCAACAGCAAGAACAACAGAGCGAACCGGACGAACCGGAGACACAGGAGGTACCGGCCGACCAGGAGATGAGCGGCCTGACCTCGCCACAACAACAGCGACTCCAGCGCAAGGATTCTGCGCGAGTCGACCGCGAACGGGCTGCCGAGACCGAGGACTTCGAGGAGGACTCCGTCCACCTCAAGGTGTTCCGGTACGACCCCGAAGTCGAGGCCAAGCAGGAACCGCGCTTCGACGACTTTCACGTCCCCTTCACGAAGGGGATGACCGTCCTCGACGCGCTCATTTACGCGCGCGACGAGTTCGACTCCTCGCTCACGTTCCGCCACTCCTGTCGCCAGGCGGTCTGTGGTTCCGACGCCTTCTTCGTCAACGGCCGCCAGCGCCTCGGGTGTAAGACGCAGATCTCGGCGCTCGAGCAGCCGGTTCGCGTCGAACCCCTCCCTCACCAGGAGGTCGTCAAGGACCTGGTCGTCGAGATGGAGCACTTCTACGAGCAGATGCACGCCGTCGAGCCGTACTTCCAGCAGGAGGACCTGCCCGACGGCGACCTCGAGGAGCAACGCCAGACTCGCGAGAACCGCGAAAAGATCAAGATGTCCAGCCGGTGCATCTGGTGTGCAGCGTGTATGTCCTCGTGTAACATCGCCGCCGGCGACAACCAGTACCTCGGTCCCGCGGCCATCAACAAGGCCTACAAGTTCGCGATGGACGACCGCGAGGACGAGGAGATCAAGGAGCACCGACTGCGCATCCTCGAGCAGGAACACGGCGTCTGGCGCTGTCAGACCCAGTTCTCCTGTACGGTGGTGTGCCCGAAGGACATCCCGCTCACCGAGCACATTCAGGAGCTCAAGCGTGAAGCGGTCAAGAAGAACCTGAAGTTCTGGTAA
- a CDS encoding TrmB family transcriptional regulator encodes MDDETVADNLRQLGLSEKEIDTYLTILEHGEAKASTVAEDAGVSKRYVYSVSEKLDERGFVDVIDHVVPTTIRANPPEEVVAALTSDLESLQPELTTRYGNVSEQEREFEVIKTRTTIMKRIRGLLERATEEVTLSIPASLLEEVEDELRETVDRGVLVILLVTGDDTLPAERFEGIASVVRVWGENAPLIVTAERRLGLFAPNEMLVRSNAGTQGIAISQAQLVPIIVGSFFGNYWPMAEQVYVTNPDDLPRTYTDFRHAVLQSTLHLEDGREIAISAEARPVRTDDYATVEGRLVGVRQSLLEPTRDTFAVENALIVEIEAADGGGGDGDEGEGEDGDNRTVTLGGEGAFVEDYETKSVTLEPAS; translated from the coding sequence ATGGACGACGAGACGGTCGCGGACAACCTCCGGCAGCTGGGCTTGTCGGAGAAGGAAATCGACACGTATCTTACTATTCTCGAGCACGGGGAGGCGAAAGCGAGCACGGTAGCCGAGGACGCGGGCGTCTCGAAGCGCTACGTCTACAGCGTCAGCGAGAAGCTCGACGAACGGGGCTTCGTCGACGTGATCGACCACGTCGTTCCGACGACGATCCGGGCGAACCCGCCGGAGGAGGTCGTTGCAGCGCTCACGAGCGACCTCGAGTCGCTCCAGCCCGAACTCACCACCCGGTACGGCAACGTCTCCGAACAGGAACGGGAGTTCGAGGTCATCAAGACCCGAACGACCATCATGAAGCGGATCAGAGGACTGCTCGAGCGCGCCACCGAGGAGGTGACCCTCTCGATCCCCGCCTCACTGCTCGAGGAAGTCGAAGACGAACTGCGGGAGACGGTCGACCGCGGCGTCCTGGTCATCCTGCTCGTGACCGGCGACGACACCCTCCCCGCCGAGCGCTTCGAGGGCATCGCGAGCGTCGTCAGAGTCTGGGGAGAGAACGCGCCGCTCATCGTGACCGCCGAGCGCCGTCTCGGCCTGTTCGCCCCGAACGAGATGCTCGTTCGTTCGAACGCGGGCACGCAGGGGATCGCCATCTCGCAGGCCCAGCTCGTGCCGATCATCGTCGGCTCGTTCTTCGGGAACTACTGGCCGATGGCCGAGCAGGTGTACGTCACGAACCCGGACGACCTCCCGCGAACGTACACTGACTTCCGCCACGCCGTCTTGCAGTCGACGCTCCACCTCGAGGACGGCCGCGAGATCGCCATCAGCGCCGAGGCCCGTCCCGTTCGGACGGACGACTATGCCACCGTCGAGGGGCGACTCGTCGGGGTCAGACAGAGCCTCCTCGAGCCGACCAGGGACACGTTCGCGGTCGAGAACGCGCTGATCGTCGAGATCGAAGCCGCCGATGGTGGGGGAGGCGACGGGGACGAGGGCGAGGGGGAGGACGGCGACAACCGCACCGTCACCCTCGGCGGGGAGGGCGCGTTCGTCGAGGACTACGAGACGAAGTCCGTAACCCTCGAGCCGGCGTCGTAA
- a CDS encoding S1C family serine protease — MLSTVRSVVVALVVVTALIAFAAPTSGLTSERISDSERDADAAAALPLEVQDERNESEATCDYVSLYEETTPGIVQVQVRPANATDGEAPGGGGGGGLGSGFVYAESNATADGNETIYVVTNQHVVTDQTNVTVEFEYGESRDGEVVGTDVYSDLAVVAVSSPPKSAEVLPVASELPPPGERVAAFGSPFGLEGTITEGIVSAVNRSMPLRQGFTIPNAIQTDAPINPGNSGGPLITCDGEVVGVNRAGGGENIGFAIGAHLLERVAPSLIETGEYAHPYLGVSTVDVSPSLAAANDLESTTGAYVHQTVPDGPAAEVLEGTTEGETVNGTVVPVGGDVIVAIDDQPIRSGEELVGYLVSQTEPGDEISLTVRSGGEEETVSVTLGERPEPETGAPSP, encoded by the coding sequence ATGCTATCTACCGTACGAAGCGTCGTCGTAGCACTCGTCGTGGTGACGGCGCTCATCGCATTCGCGGCCCCCACGAGTGGACTGACGAGCGAACGCATCTCAGATTCAGAGAGGGATGCTGACGCCGCCGCAGCACTCCCACTGGAGGTCCAGGACGAACGGAACGAATCGGAGGCGACCTGCGACTACGTCTCGCTGTACGAGGAGACGACGCCCGGAATCGTCCAGGTCCAGGTTCGACCGGCGAACGCGACCGACGGTGAGGCCCCCGGAGGTGGCGGCGGTGGCGGACTCGGATCCGGGTTCGTCTACGCCGAATCGAACGCCACGGCCGACGGAAACGAGACGATCTACGTCGTGACGAACCAGCACGTCGTCACGGACCAGACCAACGTGACCGTCGAGTTCGAATACGGCGAGTCTCGCGACGGCGAGGTCGTCGGTACGGACGTTTACAGCGATCTCGCGGTCGTCGCCGTCTCCAGTCCCCCCAAGTCGGCAGAGGTGCTACCCGTCGCGTCTGAACTCCCGCCCCCGGGTGAACGCGTCGCCGCGTTCGGTAGCCCGTTCGGCCTCGAGGGGACGATCACCGAGGGAATCGTCAGCGCAGTCAATCGATCGATGCCGCTCCGGCAAGGCTTTACCATCCCGAACGCGATCCAGACCGACGCACCGATCAACCCGGGTAACAGCGGCGGTCCGCTCATCACCTGCGACGGCGAGGTCGTCGGCGTCAACCGGGCCGGGGGCGGGGAAAACATCGGCTTTGCTATCGGCGCTCATCTGCTCGAGCGGGTCGCCCCATCCCTGATCGAGACCGGCGAGTACGCCCACCCGTACCTCGGCGTGTCGACCGTCGACGTCTCCCCGTCACTGGCGGCGGCGAACGACCTCGAGTCGACTACCGGCGCCTACGTTCACCAGACGGTTCCCGACGGACCTGCGGCCGAGGTACTTGAGGGAACCACTGAGGGCGAGACGGTCAACGGGACCGTCGTCCCCGTCGGCGGCGACGTGATCGTCGCGATCGACGATCAGCCGATCAGGAGCGGCGAAGAACTCGTTGGCTACCTCGTCTCCCAGACGGAACCCGGGGACGAGATATCGCTCACCGTGCGTAGCGGCGGAGAGGAGGAGACGGTTAGCGTCACGCTGGGCGAGCGGCCAGAACCGGAAACGGGAGCACCGAGTCCGTAG
- a CDS encoding RDD family protein, with protein MDETPATERALHLASWEDRFWAWLIDVLIVGAALSGLGEAVGTLSLVTGDLSFSPSFLGVNGLGIWLYWTALEGYNGQSAGKLVMNIAVTDERGDPIDYPTAALESFGKAFLLPLDALIGWIAMEGEYVRLFNRLSSTIVVEAPKEDEPAGVTYVPPE; from the coding sequence ATGGATGAGACGCCGGCAACCGAGAGGGCGCTCCATCTCGCGTCCTGGGAGGATCGTTTCTGGGCGTGGCTGATCGACGTACTCATCGTAGGTGCGGCCCTCTCCGGTCTGGGCGAAGCGGTCGGGACGCTCTCGCTCGTCACCGGCGACCTGTCGTTTTCGCCCTCGTTTCTCGGCGTCAACGGCCTCGGAATCTGGCTCTACTGGACCGCCCTCGAGGGGTACAACGGTCAGTCAGCCGGCAAGCTCGTAATGAACATCGCGGTCACCGACGAGCGTGGCGACCCGATCGACTACCCCACGGCGGCGCTCGAGAGCTTTGGCAAGGCGTTCTTGCTCCCGCTCGACGCGCTGATCGGCTGGATCGCCATGGAGGGCGAGTACGTGCGGCTGTTCAACAGGTTGTCCTCGACGATCGTCGTCGAGGCTCCCAAGGAAGACGAACCCGCGGGCGTGACGTACGTTCCGCCCGAGTGA
- a CDS encoding succinate dehydrogenase, translating to MAERYSSFAPGGTAWFLQRVTAAFLIVVLAFHFFLLHFVNHAWEIEFAGTQQRMENVGYFLTMVLFLITATFHGVNGVYNALVNQGLTGTSKKVVLAILVIAGGALIAQGIWVALVMQGFM from the coding sequence ATGGCGGAACGCTACTCTTCCTTCGCGCCGGGCGGGACCGCGTGGTTCCTCCAGCGCGTCACGGCGGCGTTCCTGATCGTCGTGTTAGCCTTTCACTTCTTCCTCTTGCACTTCGTCAACCACGCCTGGGAGATTGAGTTCGCCGGCACCCAACAGCGCATGGAGAACGTCGGCTACTTCCTCACGATGGTCCTGTTCCTGATCACGGCCACGTTCCACGGCGTCAACGGCGTCTACAACGCGCTGGTCAATCAAGGACTGACCGGCACGTCGAAGAAGGTCGTCCTCGCGATCCTCGTGATCGCCGGGGGCGCACTGATCGCCCAGGGAATCTGGGTCGCACTCGTCATGCAGGGGTTCATGTAA
- the mvaD gene encoding phosphomevalonate decarboxylase MvaD, which produces MKATAMAHPIQGLIKYHGMRDDIERLPYHDSISVCTAPSHTRTTVEFSMDYDEDVYVVDGEELEGRGFERLEAVVDKARNMSDAAHTVYPVRIESENSFPSNVGLGSSSSGFAAAARALAEAAELDASLQDISTIARVGSASAARSVTGAFSQLYTGMNDEDCRSRRVPSNLHEDLKIVVGLVPYHKETEDAHDEAADSHMFQARNAHIHGQIAKMRDALRNDDFDQAFELAEHDSLSLAATTMTGPEGWVYWQPATLAIFNTVRELREEEGIPAYFSTDTGASVYVNTTEEHAETVEEAIAQTGVTTTTWDVGGPSRLLEDEDDHLF; this is translated from the coding sequence ATGAAAGCGACGGCGATGGCCCACCCCATCCAGGGCCTGATCAAGTACCACGGGATGCGCGACGACATCGAGCGACTCCCGTATCACGACAGCATCAGCGTCTGCACCGCCCCGAGTCACACCCGCACCACCGTCGAGTTCTCGATGGACTACGACGAGGACGTCTACGTCGTCGACGGCGAGGAACTCGAGGGACGGGGCTTCGAGCGTCTCGAAGCCGTCGTCGACAAGGCCCGCAATATGTCAGACGCGGCTCACACCGTCTACCCGGTTCGCATCGAGAGCGAGAACAGTTTCCCCTCCAACGTCGGCCTCGGCTCGTCGTCGTCGGGCTTCGCGGCCGCGGCCCGTGCCCTCGCGGAGGCCGCCGAGCTCGACGCCTCCCTGCAAGATATCTCGACCATCGCCCGCGTGGGTTCGGCCTCGGCCGCCCGGTCGGTGACGGGGGCGTTCTCCCAACTTTATACCGGGATGAACGACGAGGACTGTCGCTCTCGGCGCGTCCCGAGCAACCTCCACGAGGATCTGAAGATCGTCGTCGGGCTCGTCCCCTACCACAAGGAGACCGAGGATGCCCACGACGAGGCCGCCGACAGCCACATGTTCCAGGCGCGAAACGCCCACATCCACGGCCAGATCGCGAAGATGCGCGACGCGCTCCGAAACGACGACTTCGACCAGGCGTTCGAACTGGCCGAACACGACTCGCTTAGCCTCGCGGCGACGACGATGACCGGACCCGAGGGCTGGGTCTACTGGCAACCGGCCACCCTCGCCATCTTCAACACCGTCCGCGAACTCCGCGAGGAGGAAGGCATCCCGGCGTACTTCTCGACTGATACCGGCGCGAGCGTCTACGTCAACACCACTGAGGAACACGCCGAAACCGTCGAGGAGGCCATCGCCCAGACCGGCGTCACGACCACCACGTGGGACGTCGGCGGCCCCTCGCGGCTGCTCGAGGACGAAGACGACCACTTGTTCTAG
- the nth gene encoding endonuclease III: MGTPLETRQEQAAEVVDRLEHEYPDSTISLRYSNRLELLIAVILSAQCTDERVNQETKELFATYETPEDYANAPQEELADALSSITYYNNKAKYIRTACEKIVDEHDGEVPDTMAELTDLPGVGRKTANVVLQHGHDVVEGIVVDTHVQRLSRRLGLTEEEYPERIEQDLMAIVPDGYWQQFTHLCIDHGRAVCSARSADCEACVLADICPSEKGDSEIDLASGEPW, from the coding sequence ATGGGAACCCCTCTCGAGACTCGCCAGGAGCAGGCCGCCGAGGTGGTCGACCGCCTCGAGCACGAGTACCCCGACTCGACTATCTCACTTCGGTACTCGAACCGCCTCGAGTTGCTGATCGCGGTGATCCTCTCGGCGCAGTGTACCGACGAGCGCGTCAACCAGGAGACGAAGGAACTCTTCGCGACATACGAGACACCGGAGGACTACGCGAACGCGCCCCAGGAGGAACTCGCCGACGCTCTCAGTTCGATTACGTACTACAACAACAAGGCAAAGTACATCCGTACCGCCTGTGAGAAAATCGTCGACGAACACGACGGTGAGGTCCCCGACACGATGGCCGAACTTACGGATCTCCCCGGCGTCGGTCGCAAGACGGCGAACGTCGTCCTCCAGCACGGGCACGACGTGGTTGAGGGGATCGTCGTCGACACCCACGTCCAGCGACTCTCGCGACGACTCGGGCTGACCGAGGAGGAGTACCCCGAGCGAATCGAGCAGGATCTGATGGCGATCGTTCCCGACGGATACTGGCAGCAGTTCACCCACCTCTGCATCGATCACGGGCGCGCGGTGTGTTCGGCCCGGTCGGCCGACTGCGAGGCGTGCGTCCTCGCCGACATCTGTCCGTCGGAGAAAGGGGACAGCGAGATCGACCTGGCGTCTGGCGAGCCGTGGTGA
- a CDS encoding GNAT family N-acetyltransferase — MPEEPQVALELLGWPPDGPTLRLHHERFSYAGKFVMSSTGKAVARTRAGDDESEDADAGIELADLDSSERADLPYATDVLAAVAFNEDRTDASSLWLRYVTVDRAYRGRGLGPKLVAFVRDAALERGYDHLRIAVNNPYAYDALWKADFGFTGETTGIAELVLEHPTRATTETYRRGLERFLERDLSEGERAFLEHRLEEGPPSRIDSP; from the coding sequence ATGCCCGAGGAACCGCAGGTCGCCCTCGAACTGCTCGGCTGGCCGCCCGACGGGCCCACGCTCAGGCTTCACCACGAGCGGTTCAGCTACGCGGGCAAGTTCGTGATGTCGTCGACCGGGAAAGCGGTCGCGCGCACTCGAGCAGGCGACGACGAGTCCGAGGACGCCGACGCAGGGATCGAATTGGCCGACCTCGACTCGAGCGAACGCGCCGACCTGCCCTACGCGACCGACGTCCTCGCCGCCGTCGCGTTCAACGAGGATCGGACCGACGCCTCGTCGCTCTGGCTCCGGTACGTAACCGTCGACCGCGCCTACCGCGGCCGGGGGCTTGGCCCGAAACTCGTCGCCTTCGTCCGCGACGCGGCCCTCGAGCGAGGCTACGATCACCTTCGGATCGCCGTCAACAACCCCTACGCCTACGACGCCCTCTGGAAGGCCGACTTCGGGTTCACCGGCGAGACTACCGGCATCGCGGAACTCGTCCTCGAGCACCCGACGCGGGCGACCACGGAGACATATCGCCGGGGCCTCGAACGCTTCCTCGAGCGCGACCTCTCCGAGGGCGAACGCGCGTTCCTAGAGCACCGACTCGAGGAGGGGCCGCCCTCGCGGATCGATTCGCCGTAG
- the fen gene encoding flap endonuclease-1: protein MGNAALRDIAVIESIPFSDVEGVVAVDAHNWLYRYLTTTVKWTASGKYTTADGTEVANLIGIVQGLPKFFEHDIVPVMVFDGGPSELKANEIESRRDQRETYEAQLERAREEGDTVAIAQLESRTQRLTSTIQETSRELLRLLDVPIVEAPAEGEAQAAHMARRGDADYVGSEDYDALLFGAPYTLRQLTSKGDPELMGLEATLAKHDLTQEQLIDAAILIGTDFNKGVNGIGPKTALKEIAEHGDLWSVLEARGDHVEYGDRVRQLFRDPDVTDDYEFDTSLDPDLEAARAYVVDEWSVDAGEVERGFERIEESVTQTGLDKWT from the coding sequence ATGGGAAACGCAGCACTCCGGGACATCGCCGTCATCGAGTCGATTCCGTTCTCGGACGTCGAGGGCGTCGTCGCCGTCGACGCCCACAACTGGCTCTACCGGTACCTGACGACGACCGTCAAGTGGACCGCGAGCGGGAAGTACACGACCGCCGACGGCACCGAAGTCGCGAACCTGATCGGCATCGTCCAGGGCCTGCCGAAGTTCTTCGAACACGACATCGTCCCCGTGATGGTCTTCGACGGCGGCCCCTCGGAACTGAAAGCCAACGAGATTGAATCCCGGCGCGACCAGCGCGAAACCTACGAAGCCCAACTCGAGCGCGCCCGCGAGGAGGGTGACACGGTCGCCATCGCCCAACTCGAGTCCCGAACCCAGCGGCTGACGTCGACGATCCAGGAGACGAGTCGCGAACTGCTCCGGTTGCTCGACGTGCCCATCGTCGAGGCGCCCGCGGAGGGCGAGGCGCAGGCGGCGCACATGGCCCGCCGCGGGGACGCCGACTACGTCGGCTCGGAGGACTACGACGCGCTCCTCTTCGGCGCCCCCTACACGCTTCGACAGCTGACTAGCAAGGGCGATCCGGAGTTGATGGGCCTCGAGGCGACCCTCGCGAAACACGACCTGACGCAGGAACAGCTCATCGACGCGGCTATCCTGATCGGGACGGACTTCAACAAGGGCGTGAACGGAATTGGCCCGAAGACGGCCCTGAAAGAGATCGCCGAACACGGCGACCTCTGGAGCGTCCTCGAGGCCCGCGGCGACCACGTCGAGTACGGCGACCGGGTTCGACAGCTCTTCCGGGACCCGGACGTCACCGACGACTACGAGTTCGACACGAGCCTGGACCCGGATCTCGAGGCGGCCCGCGCCTACGTGGTCGACGAGTGGAGCGTCGACGCTGGTGAAGTCGAACGCGGTTTCGAACGGATCGAGGAGAGCGTCACACAGACTGGACTGGACAAGTGGACGTGA